A region from the Tahibacter amnicola genome encodes:
- a CDS encoding tetratricopeptide repeat protein: MHRRAPCPTIKASSFVRYAHAPVSPLPDDPEALEADAYSAFDKGDLQRAARAFDALLGIEPESADFHYMQGLTQKYLRNWARSLHHNQRALSLGSEPNDAATWNAGIAATALRHWREARRHWRNAGIDVADCDEPINHHYGNVSIRLNPDSCAETVFAERIDVVRARLLNVPLPESGHRFGDIVLHDGARTGERQWGDSRVPVFNALSRLHVSEYRTFVVFVRAATLRDVDALLHAIAPGIGMVEDWTTSIRHYCMRCSYGTPHTHESSGASPWQPERNLGIAAVDLASVEDLLKQWIHGSPDRHFDGLANRDCELPEPTAATPWWRGPDDGEIETA, translated from the coding sequence GTGCACCGCAGAGCACCTTGTCCCACAATCAAAGCCTCGTCATTTGTCCGGTATGCGCATGCGCCTGTCTCCCCCCTTCCCGACGACCCCGAAGCACTCGAAGCCGACGCCTACAGCGCCTTCGACAAGGGCGACCTGCAGCGCGCCGCCCGCGCCTTCGATGCACTGCTCGGGATCGAACCGGAGTCGGCAGATTTCCACTACATGCAGGGGCTGACGCAGAAGTACCTGCGCAATTGGGCGCGCTCGCTGCACCACAACCAGCGCGCACTGTCCCTGGGCAGCGAGCCCAACGACGCCGCGACCTGGAATGCAGGCATTGCGGCAACGGCGTTGCGCCACTGGCGCGAAGCACGCCGTCACTGGCGCAACGCCGGCATCGACGTCGCTGATTGCGACGAACCCATCAACCACCACTACGGCAACGTGTCCATCCGGCTGAACCCGGACAGTTGCGCCGAAACCGTTTTCGCCGAACGCATCGACGTGGTGCGCGCGCGGCTGCTCAACGTGCCGCTACCGGAAAGCGGCCACCGTTTCGGCGATATCGTGCTGCACGACGGCGCCCGCACGGGCGAACGGCAGTGGGGCGATAGCCGGGTCCCCGTCTTTAATGCGCTGTCGCGACTGCACGTATCGGAATACCGCACGTTTGTCGTGTTCGTCCGCGCCGCGACGCTCAGGGATGTCGACGCGCTGCTGCATGCGATCGCGCCCGGCATCGGCATGGTGGAAGACTGGACCACCAGCATTCGCCACTACTGCATGCGTTGCAGTTACGGCACTCCGCACACGCACGAATCCTCCGGTGCATCGCCCTGGCAGCCCGAACGCAACCTCGGCATTGCCGCCGTTGACCTCGCCTCCGTCGAAGACCTCCTCAAGCAATGGATCCATGGCAGCCCGGACCGTCATTTCGACGGACTGGCCAACCGCGACTGCGAATTGCCCGAACCCACCGCAGCCACCCCCTGGTGGCGTGGACCGGATGACGGTGAGATCGAAACGGCCTGA
- a CDS encoding ferritin-like protein yields the protein MNMPANPQLRDSFDVRARSTPTAVSTSLAAAQQHAQVAVAVELYTIPLYLSALASINTSTGSAAQSAYAAVLSVCTEEMLHLQLAANICLALGTTPNFTAPVYGQVPSFPDGTPILDPTDPATGDSGILNARIGNLVDLLPTMLDIEVPTEFETGALVPPYHSIGQMYDALKGLARLARSSAPWTTANQQSYFNTQAFPQVITNYQDLVTAIDVICEQGEGKAQSPPPNPPFTPQEFMIPDVADRLVGMSSDPPGQAEYSHFGRFLAVQALGLTTANVYTGTSAPASQQNVTLQTDFANLIASMNTLWTTGQGNIWSMTNLLTDAVKVWQAGNVPQWTPASFS from the coding sequence ATGAACATGCCCGCCAATCCGCAGCTTCGCGATTCGTTCGATGTTCGCGCCCGTAGCACGCCGACCGCGGTTTCCACCAGCCTTGCTGCGGCGCAGCAGCATGCGCAGGTCGCCGTCGCCGTTGAACTGTATACTATTCCCCTTTACCTCAGCGCCCTGGCGTCCATCAACACGTCCACGGGCAGCGCGGCCCAATCGGCCTACGCCGCTGTGCTGAGCGTGTGCACCGAGGAAATGCTCCACCTGCAGCTGGCCGCCAACATCTGCCTGGCACTGGGAACCACGCCCAACTTCACCGCGCCGGTCTACGGACAGGTGCCCAGCTTCCCCGATGGAACGCCGATACTCGACCCAACCGATCCCGCGACCGGCGACTCGGGCATCCTCAATGCGCGCATCGGCAACCTGGTCGACCTGCTGCCCACGATGCTCGATATCGAAGTGCCGACCGAATTCGAGACCGGCGCCCTGGTGCCCCCGTATCACTCCATCGGCCAGATGTACGATGCCCTGAAGGGACTGGCGCGGCTGGCCCGCAGCAGCGCGCCGTGGACCACGGCCAACCAGCAGAGCTACTTCAATACACAGGCCTTCCCCCAGGTCATCACCAACTACCAGGACCTGGTGACGGCGATCGATGTCATCTGCGAACAGGGCGAAGGCAAGGCCCAGTCGCCACCGCCAAACCCGCCGTTCACGCCGCAGGAATTCATGATTCCGGATGTGGCCGACCGCCTGGTCGGCATGAGCTCCGATCCACCGGGCCAGGCCGAGTACAGCCACTTCGGACGGTTCCTCGCGGTGCAGGCACTGGGACTGACCACGGCCAACGTCTACACCGGCACCTCGGCACCCGCATCTCAGCAGAACGTGACGCTGCAGACCGATTTCGCCAACCTCATCGCATCGATGAATACCTTGTGGACGACCGGACAGGGCAACATCTGGTCGATGACCAACCTCCTCACCGATGCGGTGAAGGTATGGCAGGCCGGCAACGTTCCCCAGTGGACACCGGCGAGTTTCTCCTGA
- a CDS encoding glycosyltransferase gives MNSNDIPGAQQAWHSTTSSRRHCLVTITDDGFVAGTQMLLFTFLRYNPWFRGTVVVIVGGELGAAARARLQALTPICFVEPGADLVHRVAQLTRALPGLRVAGPRFASLEAFGMDAFDRVVYIDSDAFVTGDLSRLFMTDEPLLCCGDGSHYDALLGDPEAALQANRRRYGKALSTCFNAGMISIGRACLARALRDELVGLIDPQTWRDVETLGWTDQLILNRRFAGFATLLDARYNYMPILEARIRKADGLSFCDARVIHMAGRDKPWETPSTERPPSVAKFHELWQQLSELMPGQDARASEERLALESAQMHSLMQPRTEIEASS, from the coding sequence ATGAACAGCAACGATATCCCTGGTGCCCAGCAGGCCTGGCATTCCACCACGTCATCGCGGCGTCACTGTCTTGTGACGATCACCGACGACGGCTTTGTGGCGGGCACGCAGATGCTGCTGTTCACCTTTCTGCGCTACAACCCCTGGTTTCGCGGCACGGTCGTCGTGATCGTCGGTGGTGAACTGGGCGCCGCGGCGCGGGCACGGCTGCAGGCGCTGACGCCGATCTGCTTCGTCGAGCCGGGTGCAGACCTGGTCCATCGGGTCGCGCAGCTCACCCGTGCGCTGCCAGGCTTGCGTGTTGCCGGCCCGCGTTTTGCGTCGCTGGAAGCCTTTGGCATGGACGCATTCGACCGGGTCGTCTATATCGACAGCGACGCCTTCGTCACGGGCGATCTGTCACGCCTGTTCATGACGGATGAGCCGCTGCTGTGTTGCGGCGACGGCAGTCACTACGATGCACTGCTCGGTGATCCGGAGGCGGCGTTGCAGGCGAACCGGCGCCGCTACGGCAAAGCCTTGTCGACGTGCTTCAACGCCGGAATGATTTCCATCGGCCGGGCTTGTCTCGCACGCGCGCTGCGCGACGAACTTGTCGGCCTGATTGACCCGCAAACCTGGCGCGACGTGGAAACCCTGGGCTGGACCGACCAGCTCATACTCAATCGCCGTTTCGCCGGTTTCGCGACCTTGCTGGACGCGCGCTACAACTACATGCCGATCCTGGAGGCACGGATCCGCAAGGCCGATGGATTGAGCTTCTGCGATGCCCGCGTGATCCACATGGCCGGGCGCGACAAACCCTGGGAAACGCCATCCACCGAGCGGCCGCCGAGTGTCGCGAAGTTCCACGAGCTGTGGCAGCAGTTGTCCGAGCTGATGCCGGGCCAGGACGCACGGGCGTCGGAAGAGCGCCTGGCGCTGGAGTCGGCGCAGATGCACTCCCTGATGCAGCCCCGCACCGAAATCGAGGCCTCGTCATGA
- the ribA gene encoding GTP cyclohydrolase II produces the protein MKIPTAACARLPVDVGAFQTTVFDAYDGKEHVALTMGELADGPPALVRIHSECFTGDVLGSHRCDCGEQLAESMRRIAREGRGAVLYLRQEGRGIGLAEKLRAYQLQDLGFDTVDANIELGHAADARDYGVAASILRDLGVHALQLMTNNPAKVAALTRLGIEVVARVPLVIPPRPENREYLNAKARRMGHLLDSPDVAETKAQIVVPAAKVPSDRSEPLFDLLSRVSARRDRPFVTLSYAQSLDGSSAALGNRPLAISGGASRCFTHRLRAAHDAILVGIGTILADDPRLTVREAHGVDPQPVIVDSRLRFPLDARLLTHPTRKVWIATTPLANPSRMRRLESLGAELLVVPVDTMERVDLSALLALLRARGVRNLMIEGGGRVLTQVVDQRLFDLLVLTVAPMMVGGTPAFAPHQSLRNREHTRIDRPNYLQVGDDLVIWGAPQVPGATGEGARDA, from the coding sequence ATGAAAATTCCGACCGCTGCCTGCGCACGCCTGCCCGTCGATGTCGGTGCGTTCCAGACCACGGTGTTTGACGCCTATGACGGCAAGGAGCACGTCGCGCTGACGATGGGCGAACTGGCGGATGGCCCGCCGGCGCTGGTGCGAATTCACTCGGAATGCTTCACCGGCGACGTGCTGGGTTCCCACCGCTGCGACTGCGGCGAGCAACTGGCCGAATCGATGCGGCGGATTGCGCGCGAAGGTCGCGGTGCGGTGTTGTACCTGCGCCAGGAAGGGCGGGGGATCGGCCTGGCCGAGAAGCTGCGCGCCTATCAGCTGCAGGACCTGGGTTTCGACACGGTGGATGCGAACATCGAGCTGGGACATGCGGCCGACGCACGCGACTACGGTGTGGCGGCCAGCATCCTGCGGGACCTGGGCGTCCATGCGTTGCAGCTGATGACGAACAATCCGGCCAAGGTGGCGGCGCTGACACGCCTGGGCATCGAAGTGGTTGCGCGGGTGCCGTTGGTGATTCCGCCCCGCCCGGAGAATCGCGAATACCTCAATGCCAAGGCGCGCCGTATGGGGCATCTGCTGGACTCACCCGATGTCGCAGAGACCAAGGCGCAGATCGTCGTGCCGGCGGCCAAGGTGCCTTCGGACCGCTCCGAGCCCCTGTTTGATCTCCTGAGTCGGGTTTCCGCACGACGCGACCGTCCCTTCGTCACGCTCAGCTACGCCCAGAGCCTGGATGGGAGCTCAGCCGCACTGGGCAATCGGCCGCTCGCGATCAGCGGCGGCGCATCGCGCTGTTTCACGCACCGGTTGCGCGCGGCGCACGACGCCATCCTGGTGGGCATTGGAACCATCCTCGCCGACGATCCACGCCTGACGGTGAGGGAGGCGCATGGGGTGGACCCGCAGCCGGTCATCGTCGACAGCCGCCTGCGCTTCCCGCTCGACGCACGCCTGCTGACCCATCCCACGCGCAAGGTGTGGATCGCGACGACGCCGCTGGCCAACCCCTCGCGCATGCGCCGGCTGGAATCGCTGGGTGCGGAGTTGCTGGTCGTACCAGTCGACACGATGGAGCGGGTCGACCTGTCGGCGTTGCTGGCGCTGCTGCGTGCCCGTGGTGTCCGCAATCTGATGATCGAAGGCGGCGGGCGTGTGCTGACCCAGGTCGTGGACCAGCGCCTGTTTGACCTGCTCGTATTGACGGTCGCACCGATGATGGTGGGTGGCACCCCGGCGTTTGCGCCGCACCAGAGTCTGCGTAACCGCGAACACACGCGCATTGACCGACCGAACTACCTGCAGGTTGGCGATGACCTGGTGATATGGGGAGCACCGCAGGTGCCCGGCGCTACCGGTGAAGGAGCACGTGACGCATGA
- a CDS encoding WD40 repeat domain-containing protein, which yields MQEMKFSRHRGPVTSAAWIPGTRQVITSAYDGAVARFDVDTGSVDLLGYHEHLANRVVVDDSGRRAASVSSDYSIILWDLLAGSRERVLLGHSDDVEDFCFLDGNKGASVSRDRRILVWDLASGAVIRVIEGHERDVLSVCAHDGRLYSSGDDSTLRVWDLDGGRPLHVFGPFETETDTCAIDPQRRRVVLGCDDGCLRIFDIERGELITVIHAHRSGIKKVACSPRDGSILSAAYDQQIRVWDGNDFAPRLSLENRASKWERSFNWSQDGTHIVAGTFDGTVLVWQSDTGQCLRELGAHPGGNACLNDVAGDGHGAIAVVGDDGLVRVGTLTPGEACWRDECQPAPERMLMNAVTWDAGSGLIVCGAHDQQVHVCTMADEGLHRKVSAHLDEGPVNCLRVANHGDWQGQIFVACYSGAIVRMAQDGTVLGRFRVHENAVKALRLHPERAIGVSCSADGMLCAWQFGGQLLRRYPGHTAIIDDVDLDPTGQWLASTGRDFHVKVYRLDDGVLAHSFDLGRRSPKALCFLDTHTVVVSNYWGELLRVDLSRSRILRRTVARNGISAVTRADAAGTHLLASSYDGAAYLVRADDLSVVNELRAMQQRPNVRH from the coding sequence ATGCAGGAGATGAAGTTCAGTCGTCATCGCGGGCCGGTGACCTCGGCGGCCTGGATACCCGGCACGCGGCAGGTGATCACTTCTGCCTACGATGGTGCGGTGGCGCGCTTCGACGTCGATACGGGCAGTGTGGACCTGCTCGGCTACCACGAACACCTGGCCAACCGCGTCGTCGTCGACGACAGCGGACGGCGTGCGGCATCGGTGTCATCGGATTACAGCATCATCCTGTGGGACCTGCTGGCGGGAAGCCGTGAGCGCGTATTGCTGGGCCACAGCGACGACGTCGAGGACTTCTGCTTTCTCGACGGCAACAAGGGCGCCTCCGTGTCACGCGATCGCCGCATCCTCGTGTGGGATCTGGCGAGCGGCGCTGTCATCCGCGTGATCGAAGGTCACGAGCGTGATGTGCTCAGCGTCTGCGCGCACGATGGACGTCTCTACAGTTCCGGCGATGACAGCACCCTGCGCGTCTGGGATCTGGATGGCGGCAGGCCGCTGCACGTATTCGGTCCCTTCGAGACGGAAACCGATACCTGTGCGATCGATCCGCAGCGCCGGCGCGTCGTGCTCGGGTGTGACGACGGTTGCCTGCGCATCTTCGACATCGAGCGTGGCGAGTTGATCACGGTCATCCATGCGCATCGCTCCGGGATCAAGAAAGTGGCCTGCTCGCCGCGGGACGGCAGCATTCTGAGTGCGGCCTACGACCAGCAGATTCGCGTGTGGGACGGCAATGATTTCGCACCGCGCCTGAGCCTGGAGAACCGCGCCAGCAAATGGGAGCGCTCGTTCAACTGGTCGCAGGACGGCACGCATATCGTCGCGGGTACCTTCGACGGCACGGTATTGGTCTGGCAGTCGGATACGGGGCAGTGCCTGCGCGAGCTCGGCGCACATCCCGGCGGCAACGCCTGCCTCAACGACGTGGCCGGCGATGGCCACGGCGCAATCGCCGTGGTCGGCGATGACGGGCTGGTCCGTGTCGGTACCCTGACGCCGGGCGAGGCGTGCTGGCGCGACGAATGCCAGCCGGCACCCGAGCGCATGCTGATGAACGCGGTGACCTGGGACGCGGGATCCGGCTTGATCGTCTGCGGCGCGCACGACCAGCAGGTGCACGTCTGCACAATGGCCGACGAGGGCCTGCACCGGAAGGTATCGGCGCATCTGGATGAAGGCCCGGTCAACTGCCTGCGCGTCGCCAATCATGGCGACTGGCAGGGGCAGATCTTCGTCGCCTGCTATTCCGGTGCCATCGTCCGAATGGCGCAGGATGGAACGGTACTCGGCCGTTTCCGCGTGCACGAAAACGCTGTCAAGGCCTTGCGGCTTCATCCCGAACGGGCGATCGGGGTGAGCTGCAGCGCCGACGGCATGCTGTGCGCCTGGCAATTTGGCGGGCAGCTGTTGCGACGCTATCCGGGGCATACGGCAATCATCGACGATGTGGACCTGGATCCCACCGGGCAGTGGCTGGCCAGCACCGGGCGAGACTTTCACGTCAAGGTATACCGGCTCGATGACGGCGTGCTCGCGCATTCGTTCGACCTGGGGCGTCGCTCGCCCAAGGCCCTGTGTTTTCTCGACACGCACACGGTGGTCGTCTCGAACTACTGGGGCGAGCTGCTGCGCGTGGACCTCTCGCGGTCGCGGATCCTGCGCAGGACCGTCGCGCGCAATGGCATCAGCGCGGTGACGCGTGCGGATGCGGCCGGTACGCATCTGCTGGCCTCGTCGTACGACGGTGCGGCCTATCTGGTACGCGCCGACGACCTGTCCGTGGTCAACGAGCTGCGTGCCATGCAGCAACGGCCGAATGTCCGGCACTGA